In the genome of Pseudomonas protegens, one region contains:
- the cysW gene encoding sulfate ABC transporter permease subunit CysW → MSQSSIAASSANAARRGSATSRRVLIGLGWLIFALFLLLPLFIVVSQGLKLGIGAFFEAIFEPDALSALKLTVIAVLISVPLNLVFGVSAAWCVSKYSFRGKSILVTLIDLPFSVSPVIAGLVYVLMFGAQGLFGPWLSEHDIQIVFALPGIVLATIFVTVPFVARELIPLMQEQGTQEEEAARLLGANGWQMFWHVTVPNIKWGLIYGVVLCTARAMGEFGAVSVVSGHIRGVTNTLPLHVEILYNEYNHVAAFAVASLLLILALFILLLKQWSESRINRLRASAAEE, encoded by the coding sequence ATGTCTCAATCGTCTATCGCCGCCTCGTCGGCCAACGCCGCCCGCCGTGGCAGTGCCACCTCGCGGCGGGTGCTGATTGGCCTGGGCTGGCTGATCTTTGCCCTGTTCCTTTTGTTGCCGTTGTTCATCGTGGTGTCCCAGGGCCTGAAGCTGGGCATCGGTGCGTTCTTTGAAGCGATCTTCGAGCCCGATGCCCTGTCGGCGCTGAAGCTTACGGTGATCGCGGTGCTGATCTCGGTGCCGCTGAACCTGGTGTTCGGGGTCAGCGCCGCCTGGTGCGTGAGCAAGTACTCGTTCCGCGGCAAGAGCATCCTGGTGACCCTGATCGACCTGCCGTTCTCGGTGTCGCCGGTGATCGCCGGCCTGGTCTACGTGCTGATGTTCGGCGCCCAGGGCCTGTTCGGCCCGTGGCTTTCGGAGCACGACATCCAGATCGTCTTCGCCCTGCCGGGCATCGTCCTGGCCACCATCTTCGTCACCGTGCCCTTCGTCGCCCGGGAACTGATCCCGCTGATGCAGGAGCAGGGCACCCAGGAAGAGGAGGCCGCCAGGTTGCTGGGGGCCAACGGCTGGCAGATGTTCTGGCACGTCACCGTGCCCAACATCAAATGGGGCCTGATCTATGGCGTGGTGCTGTGTACCGCCCGGGCCATGGGCGAATTCGGCGCGGTGTCGGTGGTCTCCGGGCATATTCGCGGGGTCACCAACACCCTGCCGCTGCACGTGGAAATCCTCTACAACGAGTACAACCACGTGGCCGCGTTTGCCGTCGCCAGCCTGTTGCTGATCCTTGCGCTGTTCATCCTGCTGCTCAAGCAGTGGAGCGAATCCCGAATCAACCGCCTGCGCGCCAGCGCCGCGGAGGAATAA
- the cysT gene encoding sulfate ABC transporter permease subunit CysT, translated as MSRRISPVIPGFGLTLGYTLVYLSLIVLIPLAAMFVHAAQLTWEQFWAIISAPRVLAALQLSFGTALYAAIINGIIGTLLAWVLVRYSFPGRKIIDAMIDLPFALPTAVAGIALTALYAPTGLVGQFATDLGFKIAYTPLGITLALTFVTLPFVVRTVQPVLADIPREVEEAAACLGAKPWQVFRHILVPALLPAWLTGFALAFARGVGEYGSVIFIAGNMPMKTEILPLLIMVKLDQYDYTGATSIGVLMLVVSFVLLLLINLLQRRIERP; from the coding sequence ATGTCGCGTCGTATCTCCCCCGTCATACCCGGCTTCGGGCTGACGCTGGGCTACACCTTGGTGTACCTCAGCCTGATTGTGCTCATTCCCCTGGCGGCGATGTTCGTGCATGCCGCGCAACTCACCTGGGAACAGTTCTGGGCGATCATTTCGGCGCCACGGGTGCTCGCTGCACTCCAGCTGAGTTTCGGCACCGCGTTGTACGCGGCCATCATCAACGGCATCATCGGCACCCTGCTGGCCTGGGTCCTGGTGCGCTACAGCTTCCCCGGGCGCAAGATCATCGACGCCATGATCGACCTGCCCTTCGCCCTGCCCACCGCGGTGGCGGGTATCGCCCTGACCGCGCTCTATGCGCCCACCGGCCTGGTGGGGCAGTTCGCCACTGACCTGGGCTTCAAGATCGCCTACACGCCCCTGGGCATCACCCTGGCGCTGACCTTCGTCACCCTGCCATTCGTGGTGCGCACGGTGCAGCCGGTGCTGGCGGACATTCCCCGCGAAGTGGAAGAGGCCGCCGCCTGCCTCGGCGCCAAGCCCTGGCAGGTGTTCCGCCATATCCTGGTGCCGGCCCTGTTGCCGGCCTGGCTCACCGGTTTTGCCCTGGCCTTTGCCCGGGGCGTCGGCGAGTACGGTTCGGTGATCTTCATCGCCGGCAACATGCCGATGAAGACCGAGATCCTGCCCCTGCTGATCATGGTCAAGCTCGACCAGTACGATTACACCGGCGCCACCTCCATTGGCGTGCTGATGCTGGTGGTTTCCTTTGTCCTGCTGCTGCTGATCAACCTGCTGCAGCGGCGCATCGAACGTCCATAA